GGCCGCCGGGATGGCGGCCGTGCTCTCGGTGATCACCTCGGTGGGCTCGACCGCCGTCGGTGACAGCAGCTCACCGTCGCTGGTGCGGTTCCTGCCGTAGCGGCGGCGGTTTCAAGAACGGCACCACCACCGAGGCCCCCGGCC
The window above is part of the Allokutzneria albata genome. Proteins encoded here:
- a CDS encoding holin; its protein translation is MAAVLSVITSVGSTAVGDSSSPSLVRFLP